From Pararhodobacter zhoushanensis, the proteins below share one genomic window:
- a CDS encoding (R)-mandelonitrile lyase: MRIMRAGTAPSKAGPEGYFTGAVRLDPLNTADAPGTVISVRVTFEPGARTAWHTHPAGQTLIVTEGCGRVQREGGPIEEIRPGDVVWFAAGERHWHGAGPDTAMTHIAFQEAIDGISVDWQEHVSDADYAG, encoded by the coding sequence ATGCGTATCATGCGCGCCGGAACCGCCCCGTCGAAAGCGGGGCCAGAGGGTTATTTCACCGGCGCCGTGCGCCTTGATCCCCTGAACACCGCCGACGCTCCGGGTACGGTGATCAGCGTCCGGGTGACGTTCGAGCCGGGCGCGCGCACGGCGTGGCACACCCATCCGGCGGGCCAAACCCTGATCGTCACCGAAGGCTGTGGCCGTGTCCAGCGCGAGGGGGGCCCGATCGAAGAGATCCGCCCGGGCGATGTTGTGTGGTTTGCGGCGGGCGAACGGCATTGGCACGGGGCAGGGCCGGACACGGCGATGACCCATATCGCGTTTCAGGAGGCCATCGACGGGATCAGCGTCGACTGGCAAGAGCACGTGTCCGACGCGGACTACGCCGGGTAA
- a CDS encoding adenosylcobalamin-dependent ribonucleoside-diphosphate reductase, which produces MSRFSAPIAEQIWDMKYRLKDAGGAPLDATLEDSWRRVARDLASVESDSALWEDRFYAALEDFRFLPAGRILAGAGTGRAVTLFNCFVMGTIPDSMGGIFEMLKEAALTMQQGGGIGYDFSTIRPKGAVVHGVAADASGPLSFMDVWDAMCRTIMSAGSRRGAMMATMRCDHPDIEDFIAAKQDSARLRMFNLSVLVTDPFMEAVKADGPWDLQFNGRVYRTVQALDLWNRIMRGTYDYAEPGVIFIDRINTANNLAYVETIAATNPCGEQPLPPYGACLLGSINLARLVKAPFERDAGIDAAELDALVRTAVRMMDNVVDASKFPLPQQAAEAEAKRRIGLGVTGLADALLMMGLRYGSDDAVVQTDAWMRAIARAAYLASVDLAREKGAFPLFDAEKYLASGTMQAMDDDVREAVRAHGIRNALLTSIAPTGTISLYAGNVSSGIEPVFAYAYNRKVLQKDGSRTEEEVVDYAVALWREKNGDAPLPEYFVSAQTLAPMDHVRMQAAAQKWVDSSISKTINCPEDIDFQSFKDVYMAAWDMGCKGCTTYRPNAVTGSVLTVSETSDKAPQTDTGAEVIYLSEPLDRPEALEGQTYKLKWPVSEHAIYITVNDIIVGGRRQPFEVFINSKNMEHYAWTVALTRMISAVFRRGGDVSFVVEELKAVFDPRGGAWMQGKYIPSILAAIGGVIEEHLIAIGFIEGQGLGLKSDPKAGPVTSTVRPASCPSCGAYELVMIEGCMTCRACGHSKCG; this is translated from the coding sequence ATGAGCCGTTTCTCCGCCCCCATTGCCGAGCAGATCTGGGACATGAAGTACCGGCTCAAGGATGCCGGTGGTGCCCCCCTCGATGCCACGCTGGAAGACAGCTGGCGGCGCGTGGCGCGTGATCTGGCCTCGGTCGAGAGCGATTCGGCGCTGTGGGAGGATCGCTTCTACGCTGCGCTTGAAGATTTCCGTTTTCTGCCCGCCGGGCGTATTCTGGCCGGGGCCGGGACGGGCCGCGCTGTCACCCTGTTCAACTGCTTCGTCATGGGCACGATCCCCGACAGCATGGGCGGCATTTTCGAGATGCTGAAAGAGGCCGCGCTGACCATGCAGCAGGGCGGCGGCATCGGGTATGATTTCAGCACCATTCGCCCCAAGGGCGCTGTGGTGCATGGGGTGGCGGCCGATGCCTCGGGGCCGCTGAGCTTCATGGATGTCTGGGATGCGATGTGCCGGACGATCATGTCGGCGGGCAGCCGCCGGGGTGCGATGATGGCGACGATGCGCTGCGATCACCCCGATATCGAGGATTTCATCGCCGCCAAGCAGGATTCCGCCCGGCTGCGGATGTTCAACCTGTCGGTTCTGGTGACCGATCCGTTCATGGAGGCGGTCAAGGCCGACGGTCCGTGGGATCTGCAGTTCAATGGCCGCGTCTACCGCACCGTGCAGGCGCTGGATCTGTGGAACCGCATCATGCGCGGGACCTATGACTATGCCGAGCCGGGTGTGATCTTCATCGACCGGATCAACACCGCCAACAACCTTGCTTACGTCGAGACGATTGCCGCCACCAACCCCTGCGGAGAGCAGCCCCTGCCGCCTTACGGCGCGTGTCTGCTGGGGTCGATCAATCTGGCCCGGCTGGTCAAGGCACCGTTCGAGCGCGATGCCGGCATTGATGCGGCAGAGCTGGACGCGCTGGTGCGCACGGCTGTGCGGATGATGGATAACGTGGTCGACGCGTCGAAATTCCCGCTGCCGCAGCAGGCGGCTGAGGCTGAGGCCAAACGTCGCATCGGTCTGGGCGTCACCGGTCTGGCCGATGCGCTGCTGATGATGGGGTTGCGCTATGGCTCGGATGACGCCGTTGTGCAGACCGACGCGTGGATGCGGGCGATTGCGCGGGCGGCCTATCTCGCCTCGGTCGATCTGGCGCGCGAGAAGGGGGCCTTCCCGCTGTTTGACGCCGAGAAATACCTCGCCTCCGGCACGATGCAGGCGATGGATGACGATGTGCGCGAAGCCGTGCGCGCGCATGGCATCCGCAACGCGCTGCTGACCTCGATCGCGCCGACGGGGACGATCAGTCTCTATGCCGGGAATGTCAGTTCGGGGATCGAGCCGGTGTTTGCCTATGCCTATAACCGCAAGGTCTTGCAGAAAGACGGCTCGCGGACCGAGGAAGAGGTCGTCGATTACGCCGTCGCCCTGTGGCGTGAAAAGAACGGCGATGCGCCTTTGCCCGAGTATTTCGTCAGCGCCCAGACCCTTGCCCCGATGGACCATGTGCGCATGCAGGCCGCAGCGCAGAAATGGGTGGATTCGAGTATCTCGAAGACCATCAACTGCCCGGAAGACATTGATTTTCAATCCTTCAAGGATGTCTACATGGCGGCCTGGGATATGGGCTGCAAGGGCTGCACGACCTACCGGCCCAATGCCGTGACCGGTTCGGTGCTGACCGTTTCCGAGACCAGCGATAAGGCGCCCCAGACCGATACCGGGGCCGAGGTGATCTATCTCAGCGAGCCGCTGGACCGCCCCGAGGCGCTGGAGGGCCAGACCTACAAGCTGAAATGGCCGGTGAGCGAGCACGCGATCTATATCACCGTCAATGACATCATCGTCGGCGGGCGCAGGCAGCCGTTCGAGGTGTTCATCAACTCCAAGAACATGGAGCATTATGCCTGGACCGTCGCCCTGACGCGGATGATCAGTGCGGTGTTCCGGCGTGGGGGCGATGTGTCCTTTGTGGTTGAAGAGCTGAAGGCCGTTTTCGATCCGCGTGGCGGGGCGTGGATGCAGGGCAAATACATCCCCTCGATTCTGGCCGCGATTGGCGGCGTGATCGAAGAACACCTGATCGCCATCGGCTTTATCGAAGGGCAGGGCTTGGGGCTGAAGTCCGACCCCAAGGCCGGACCGGTGACCAGCACCGTACGTCCGGCCTCGTGCCCGTCTTGCGGGGCCTATGAGCTGGTGATGATCGAAGGCTGCATGACCTGCCGCGCCTGCGGGCATTCGAAATGCGGGTGA
- a CDS encoding DUF1489 family protein has protein sequence MTVHILKLCVGCRSIEDLADWQIQRASERPDGLPRHVTRMWPKRADEITDGGSIYWIIKGQVCVRQRIVRLDEVVGDDGIRRCALVLDPELVRLQPAPRRPFQGWRYLSPEDAPRDLPQYRAGDDELPPELAEALAEFGLR, from the coding sequence ATGACCGTTCATATCCTCAAACTCTGCGTCGGCTGCAGATCGATTGAGGATCTCGCCGACTGGCAGATCCAGCGCGCCAGCGAGCGGCCCGACGGGCTGCCGCGCCATGTTACCCGCATGTGGCCAAAACGCGCGGATGAGATCACCGATGGCGGCTCGATCTACTGGATCATCAAAGGCCAGGTGTGCGTGCGCCAACGCATTGTCCGGCTGGACGAGGTGGTCGGCGATGACGGCATCCGCCGCTGTGCGCTGGTGCTCGACCCCGAACTGGTGCGCCTCCAACCCGCGCCCCGCCGCCCCTTCCAGGGCTGGCGCTACCTGTCACCGGAAGACGCCCCGCGCGACCTGCCCCAATACCGCGCCGGCGATGATGAACTACCGCCCGAGCTGGCCGAAGCGCTGGCGGAATTCGGCCTGAGGTAG
- a CDS encoding HAD family hydrolase: MSEVIEGLEAVRAVVWDFDGVLNRAGRPDAQGIFPWQALVGRELGIDAAAMGKAVFGRDKAALFTGKDDVMDRLADWAESTGVELAPEDVLELWFETDHDPDPELERIVEMLAQGGIVQAIFTNNETRRARWIAQDAGWAERVDAFFASGETGLMKPNPAAFEAVEKALDMAPFEILFIDDTAANIAAAEKRGWLGWDYEPNGARALVAAMMPLLLRAQG; encoded by the coding sequence ATGAGCGAGGTGATCGAGGGACTCGAGGCCGTGCGTGCCGTGGTCTGGGATTTCGACGGCGTGCTCAACCGCGCCGGGCGGCCCGATGCGCAGGGGATATTCCCGTGGCAGGCGCTGGTTGGTCGTGAGCTTGGCATCGACGCGGCGGCGATGGGCAAGGCGGTGTTCGGGCGCGACAAGGCGGCGCTGTTCACCGGCAAGGACGACGTGATGGACCGGTTGGCGGACTGGGCAGAAAGCACGGGTGTGGAGCTTGCGCCCGAGGATGTGCTGGAGCTGTGGTTCGAGACCGATCACGACCCGGATCCTGAACTGGAACGCATCGTCGAGATGCTGGCGCAGGGCGGGATCGTGCAGGCGATCTTTACCAACAATGAAACCCGCCGCGCCCGCTGGATCGCGCAGGATGCCGGCTGGGCCGAACGCGTGGATGCGTTCTTCGCGTCGGGCGAGACGGGGCTGATGAAGCCGAACCCGGCGGCGTTCGAGGCGGTGGAGAAAGCGCTGGACATGGCGCCCTTCGAGATCCTGTTCATCGACGACACCGCCGCCAACATCGCCGCCGCCGAAAAGCGCGGCTGGCTGGGGTGGGATTACGAGCCCAATGGCGCGCGGGCGCTGGTGGCAGCGATGATGCCCTTGCTGTTGCGTGCGCAAGGCTGA